The nucleotide sequence GGTGGTGCCGCGCTCGCCGACGTTGAAGAACTTGTCGAACCCGCGGCCCACTACCTTCCCGTCGCGCACGAACAGCCCGCGGGCGGTGGAGGTCAGCTCGTCCCAGTTGCCCGTGTAGAAGGCCCGCCGGGTGAAGATGTAGGACACCACCCCGTCAGGTCCTTCCCGTCGACGGATGTCCGGGTGGGCTTCCAGACGGGCGACGACGCCGTCGGCACAGCCGGTATCAGCGGCGGAGTCCTCGTCGTCGCGGTACTCCTGGACGCGGACCTCCAGGGCACCGCCCTTCCCGGCCCGCAGGCGGGCCACGCGCAGCGCGCCGCCCTCCTCCACCCGGTTCTCCAGGTTGTAGACGCCCGCCACGGCGTCGGCAGGGGCGGGTTGGCTGTCATGCTTGCCGTTGCGGTGCCCGTGGAGCTGGACCACCTGCCCGCCCTCCAGGACCAGGAGCTCATCGACGTGGTCGTAGGTGGATCGGCCCGAGTAGGTCAGGGCCCTTTGGGAGGTTCCGTAGACGAACTCGTTGTCCACCAGGTGCGCCAGGCCACAGCCCGACTGCCTCCCCGCCAGGGCGCGCTCCAGCGCCGCCTGAGTGACACCGCCGTGAGTGACCACGCAGACGGTGTCACAGCCGTGGACACGGAAGGTGCACAGGGGCACGGTACGCCGCAGCAGATCCAGGATGTCACGGTCGCCGTAGCGGGTCCTGATCTGCTCGTGGCTCGTGCCGGTCCGAGCGGACGGCTTGCCGGTACGGTGGATGAGCTCGAGCATCCGCAGCTCGTGATTGCCTTGGACCAGCACCACTCGGGTGGGATCCAGGGCGCGCACCTGCTCGAATACGCCCAGTGCGTCAGGCCCGCGGTCGAACAGGTCACCGGCGAACACGATAACCTCACCGTCTGGGGTGTCGGCCAGCGCCCGGGACAGGGCGCGGGAGCACGACTGCACGTCACCGATGACTGTCACGCCCCGCGCGGAGAGCATGACGTCCTCCCCGGAGAGCAGGCCGGTGCCGGTGCCGGTGCCGGTGGCTGCCGGCTCGGGGGCGCCAGTGGCTGGGGCGGCAGCGACGTCGGCTACGTCATCCGCGTAGGAGAAGAACCTGGCCACAGCGGCCGCGTCATCGGGGCTGATTCGCTCGATGCCCCTCACCACGGCGTTGCCCTGGGCGCGCAGGAGCATGCGCTCTAGGGCGGACTCGTCCAGCCGGTTGGGCCCTCGGGTGATGTTGCGCCGACGCAGCTCGGCGTCGCTGATGCCCTCCTGGCAGTCCACCAGGCCTACCCGGTAGTGGTGGCGCAGCGCCAGCTCACGCCACTGGTTCTGCTCCTTGGAGCTCAGATTGGTGGAGTCGACGACGACCGTCGCTCCACGGGCCATGCGCGCCTCGGCGGCGTCGAACACCATCCGCCAGATCATCTTGTCTGCGCCACCCAGCAGCGAGGTGGCACCGTCCAGGGTCATGGCGCGCGGGTACACCAGCTCGCGGAACTGATCGGCGGAGACCACCTGGTCCTCCAGCCCGTGGCTACGTACCCAGGTGGTCTTGCCGCACCCGGGCGCCCCTCTCATCAGCAGCAACCGCCGCATTG is from Actinomyces sp. 432 and encodes:
- a CDS encoding AAA family ATPase; the encoded protein is MRRLLLMRGAPGCGKTTWVRSHGLEDQVVSADQFRELVYPRAMTLDGATSLLGGADKMIWRMVFDAAEARMARGATVVVDSTNLSSKEQNQWRELALRHHYRVGLVDCQEGISDAELRRRNITRGPNRLDESALERMLLRAQGNAVVRGIERISPDDAAAVARFFSYADDVADVAAAPATGAPEPAATGTGTGTGLLSGEDVMLSARGVTVIGDVQSCSRALSRALADTPDGEVIVFAGDLFDRGPDALGVFEQVRALDPTRVVLVQGNHELRMLELIHRTGKPSARTGTSHEQIRTRYGDRDILDLLRRTVPLCTFRVHGCDTVCVVTHGGVTQAALERALAGRQSGCGLAHLVDNEFVYGTSQRALTYSGRSTYDHVDELLVLEGGQVVQLHGHRNGKHDSQPAPADAVAGVYNLENRVEEGGALRVARLRAGKGGALEVRVQEYRDDEDSAADTGCADGVVARLEAHPDIRRREGPDGVVSYIFTRRAFYTGNWDELTSTARGLFVRDGKVVGRGFDKFFNVGERGTTLDDLTYPVTLTRKVNGFLGIMFALDGDLRVWSKAGDTGYGQAAAQAVERVVAGEARRRLIDFLSDHDVSVALEVTLANDPHLVDESHRPGVTALAVIDNSFAFHRRDELMGELAGLGLASVEVLATAGSRVELDQVLHDDALASQDHPVEGVVLADARQYMVKVKYDQYRTRRRLRSALERVYAGTRARLPEEFAHVQAALGPDPQATIAAYVVRTPADGVGINMPGLLDHLGITNV